Within Mucilaginibacter inviolabilis, the genomic segment GATTAGTACGAAAAGCTCTCATCTGTTCGGCAATCATTGAACGAGGGCGTTCAGAGACAATAAGAGGAACCGAATCATCTGAGTGGGCTATCTCAGCAAGAATTGGTGTTCTCGTAAGCTTTTCAATTTGAGATTTATCCCTGATTTTATAATCTAATACGTTTTTCAGATATATTATTATAATTGGCAGAAGTAATCCTAATAGTATAAAAAAAGAATAGATTACACTCTTAACCGGCTTCAAAGGTGTGTTATCACTTATCGCTTTATCAATTGTTCTACTATCTGAAATAGTTGTAGCTAAAGAAAGCTCTGTTGATTCGCGTTTTTGCAATAAGAAATTAAACAGGTTATTTTTGATATCCTGCTGCCTCATTACATCAAGTAACCCTCTTTCTTTAGCAGGTACATTTTTTATTATTCCCGAAAACTTTTTGCTTTCGCTTATTAACTGCTCTTTATTTAGTAGTAAGCCACTCTTTACGTTCTTTAATGTAGGCAGTAATGTTTCTTTAATACTTTGTATCTGGTCGTTTAGAGAGTTAACAATTGGATTTGTCTCTGGTGTGGTTCGTAACAAACTTGTTCTTGATATTTGGGCCTGACCCAATTGTTGTACCAAGGCCAATAAAGAAGGATCTTGTATACCCAGCATGGATGGTAATTTTACTCCTGTATTATCATTGCCTTCATTTAAATAAGACTCCAGATTATCCAACGATGCAAGTTGCAGGTTTATTTTGCTTAATTGATCGTCGTTATCTTTCACACTACTTAAAAACAATCCTGATTCAGCAGATATATCAGTGATGCTATTGCTCGATTTATAGTCCTGAACTTTCTTTTCAACAGAACTTAAATCGTTGGCTATTGATACCAGCCGGCTTTGAATAAAGTTTAATGAATTTGTTGCCGTTTTATTTTTATCATCAATGGCAGCTATATTGTATTCGTCAATCAGATTATCCAAAATGTCTTTTCCTCGCTGCGGTATAGCATCTTCTAAACTAATTAATAATACAGTAGCCTCTTTACTTGCAGGATCGATTTTTATATTACCTGAATAAGCAGCAGCAAGATTTGCGGTTGTACTAAAAGTAACATAAATAGGCTGATTAGAAAAACGAACATTTTTGGAGCGTGTAATAAGTATCAGACCAGCGTCTGTTTGTACAGGTTTATTTAATGAAACTGGCCTTCCATTAAACAAAGCTTTTTGTTCATCAACCAAATTAACAAGCCATTCCTTAGAATAAGTAAGTGCCCCCGGTTTTAGAACCTCTACTTCAAATGGGCCATTTTTATACAAATAGTATTTTGCTAAATGATGTTGTATATAATAATTTGTTTGAAGATGCAATGCTTCTACAACTTTAGTCATTAAAGAGTTAGACTTCAGTATTTGTATTTCATTATCTATAATCTTACTTGAAGAATTCAGATCAAGTTGATTTAACAAATCTTTAGCATCACTGCTTGCTGGGTTTTTATCGTCCTTAATTAATAAAGTAGTTTGAATTTTATACTGAGGAATTTGCGTTTGGATAAACAAATAACCAAGTACCAATGCCAATAGAAAGGACACAATAAACCACTTCCAATGAACTAAATATTTAAATAATATCTCTCGAGGATTTATTTCGGGTTCTTCAGCACCACTAACAATATATTCGGAAAACTTTTTTTCTTCTTGCATAAAAACTATATAACTATCTCCTTACAATGTAAAGTATTAAAGTAAGTAAGCTTACAACAATTGGTACTACCTGATAAGTCCTATCAATTGATTGGGCTTTGGCTTTTCCTGTTTTTACATATATAACATCGTTAGCGTGCAAATAATAATAAGGAGAATTAAAAACGTCCCTTCCTCGTAAATCAACATTACCAAAAACTTTCTTCCCGTTCATATCTCTAACAATTGTTATACTATCTCTTCTTGCAAATACAGTTAAGTCTCCTGCTAAACTCAATGCTTCAGGCAATGTTATCATTTCATTTGGAATAGTATAGATTGAGGGCTTGGCTACCTCCCCTAAAACGGAGATACGATAGTTTAAGAATCTAACGTTTACAGTTGGTTCTTTTAAGTACTTACTTACTAAAACCTTTATGGTGTCACTTGCTTGTGTTGTTGAAAGCCCGCTTATTTTTAAGTTTCCTATCAAAGGTAATTGTATAACACCCGATGAGTTTACTAAATATCCAGGAGCCGCAGACTGACTCAGTACAGCCGCGCCACTACCAGGGGTTGAAGAAGAACTACTGGAGCCCGAACTAACCGAATAAGGGTTAAAAAAGCTACTAGCCTCGGGGTTTAATGAATTTACATAAATCGAAAGAATGTCTCCTGGTTGAATTTTGGGGATATAAACTTTAGCTAAATCAAGCGTATCGGTAAAACCTTTTGTTTTTTGAAAATAAACCAGCTTTTTCTCATTGCTACAGGAAGATATAAGAATTACGGAAACAATAGCTAAAAAAAACTTTAAGAAATTATTTTTTATCATTTAGATTGTTTTTAAATTTTAGAAGATACATTACAACCTTCCCTTTTATTGATAACTATTTAGTATGCTGGCAATATTAATAAAAAACAATTGTCGTGCCCAAATATACAAAATCACTTAACAAAGTATCATTTTTTTTAGCAATTTATTTGTATTTTGGTATTTTTTTTATTAATAATGAAATAATCTAAGATTAATTTAGAGTTCACTTTCCTCAAGTTAAATGAGGAATAAATTATGCCTGCCCCATTGTTCCACCAAAATTCATCGGGAAACCTGAAGGCTCTTGTTGAACCTTAATTCGTCCATTAATCGATTCAAATTTTTCCAGATTGTCTTCCAATGCGGTTAATAAACGTTTAGCATGCTCTGGAGTTAAAATAACCCGTGACTTTACTTTTGCCTTTGGTATTCCTGGCATTACCCTGATAAAATCGAGCACAAACTCTGAGCTTGAGTGGGTAATTATCGCCAAATTTGAATAAATTCCTTCTGCTATTTCTTCAGAAAGTTCAATATTCAGTTGATTTTCATTTTGTTCTTCCATTTTATTAAATAATAAAGCCATCCATTTATCAAAAGGCTCTCCAATAATAACAAATATTGTTCAACCTTTAATTGCATTTCAATTCATGCTTTAAAAAAATGCTTTATCGTAAGCAGTGAAACTCAGAACAGCCATGTTTTATTTTTGTTTCATTTTTTTTTCTTTTTACTAATGTGATATAATCTCATCATTAAACAAAAAAGCCCTTCGGTAAAAACCGAAGGGCTTGTTAATATATTCAAATGAATTTACGCTTCTACTTCTTCAGTTTTTGAAGCCATTAAGCGATCAAATTCTTCCTGTGAACCTACACGGATATTTTCATATTCACGTAAGCCTGTACCAGAAGGAATCAAGTGACCAACAATAACATTTTCTTTCAAGCCAAGCATCAGATCCTTTTTACCAGCTATAGCAGCCTCATTAAGAACCTTTGTAGTTTCCTGGAATGACGCAGCCGAGATAAACGACTTAGTGCCTAATGAAGCCCTGGTAATACCTTGTAGTATCGGACTTGAAGTTGCCGCAATAGCATCGCGTACTTCAACTAACCTTAAATCACGACGTTTCAGAACAGAATTCTCATCACGTAATCTTCTTAATGATACGATCTGACCGGCTTTTAAAGTAGTTGAATCACCTGGTTCAATTACAACCTTTTTATCAAATATATCATCATTCTCGGTCATGAAATCCCAGCTGTCAACAGCTTCACGCTCTAAGAAACGAGTATCACCCGCATCTTCGATTGATACTTTCTGCATCATCTGGTGAACAATCACCTCAAAGTGTTTATCATTGATCTTCACACCCTGTAAACGGTAAACCTCTTGTATACCATTTACCAGATATTCCTGTACCGCAGCCGGGCCCTTAATAGCCAGGATATCAGCAGGTGATATAGAACCATCAGATAACGGCATACCAGCTTTCACAAAGTCGTTATCCTGTACAAGGATGTGTTTTGACAATGGAACAAGGTACTTTTTAACCTGACCATCTTTTGATTCGATAGTGATTTCACGGTTACCACGTTTAACACCACCTAAGGTTACCACACCATCTATCTCTGTTACTACAGCAGGGTTTGATGGGTTACGTGCCTCAAATAACTCAGTTACGCGTGGTAAACCACCGGTGATATCCCGGGTTTTACCAGTTGAACGAGGGATCTTAGCAATAACCTGTCCTGTTTGTAGTTTTTCACCTTCTTCAACAGCGATGTGCGCCCCCACAGGGATGTTATATCCTTTTATTACGTTACCTTTTGTGTCGGTAATTTGAATAACAGGGTTTTTTGTTTTATCCCTTGTATCGATAATTACCTTTTCACGGTGACCAGTTTGCTCATCAGATTCTTCCCGGAAAGTGATACCATCCAATACGGCTTCAAACTGGGTTAAACCTGCAAATTCAGATATGATCACCGCGTTATACGGATCCCATGAACAAATACGATCGCCACGGGTAATTTTGCTGCCATCTTTTACATACAGGTATGAACCGTATGGAATGTTATTGGTAACAATTACTTTATTGCTTCCTTCTTCAACAATGCGGAACTCACCAGAACGACCTAATACCACGTCTACATCACCTTCTTCGGTTTTGTATTGAACAGTACGTACGTTTTCAAATTCAATGATACCATCAAACCTTGCGTTGATCTGTGATTCAGCCGCGATGTTTGAGGCGGTACCACCCACGTGGAATGTACGTAATGTTAACTGTGTACCCGGCTCACCAATTGACTGTGCTGCAATTACACCAACAGCTTCACCTTTTTGCACACGTTTACCGCTTGCCAGGTTGCGGCCATAGCATAATGCACAAACACCACGCTTACTTTCGCAGGTTAATACCGAACGTATTTCGATACCCTCTAATGGAGAGTTTTCAATCTTTTTACCTACTTCTTCAGTAATGTCCTGACCAGCTACTGCCAACAATTCGTTGGTGATAGGGTCATGCACATCATGTAAAGTTGTACGGCCTAAGATACGGTCATATAACGGCTCAACAATATCTTCATTGTCTTTCAGCGCAGTTGTGTAGATACCTCTTAAAGTACCGCAATCAACTTCACCAACAATCATATCCTGGGCAACGTCATGTAACCTACGGGTTAAGTAACCAGCATCAGCCGTTTTCAACGCCGTATCCGCCAAACCTTTACGGGCACCGTGAGTAGAGATAAAGTATTCCAATACAGACAAACCTTCTTTAAAGTTTGAAAGGATCGGGTTTTCGATAATCTCACCACCTGAACCTGATTTTTGCGGCTTAGCCATCAAACCACGCATACCTGCAAGCTGACGGATCTGCTCTTTTGAACCACGGGCACCTGAATCAAGCATCATGTACACCGAGTTAAAGCCCTGGTTATCGTTACTTAGGATGTCCATTACATTCGCAGTTAAGCGATTGTTGATACGTGTCCAGATATCGATAATTTGGTTATAACGCTCGTTGTTGGTAATGAAACCCATGTTGTAGTTACCCATTACTTCTTCAACTTGTTTAGAAGCTGTTTCGATCAGTGTAACTTTTTCAGCAGGGATATTGATATCCTTCAGGTTAAATGATAAGCCACCTTGAAATGCCATTTTGAAACCTAATTCCTTAATATCATCAAGGAACTGGGCTGCACGGGCCATACCGGTAATTTTAACAACCTCACCAATAATATCACGCAGTGATTTTTTGGTCAGCAATTCGTTGATATAACCTACTTCAACCGGTACATGCTGATTAAACAACACGCGGCCTACGGTAGTATCAATGATTTTGCTTACTATGCTGCCATCTTTTTCTTTTACTAAACCTTTAACTTTAATAAAGGCGTGCAGGTCAATTTTCTTCTCGTTATAAGCAATAAGTACTTCTTCTGCAGAATAGAAAGTTAACCCCTGCCCTTTAACCACACGGGTTGCATCTGTTTTACGGCCTTTGGTTATGTAGTACAAACCAAGCACCATGTCCTGTGATGGTACAGTAATAGGCGTACCGTTAGCAGGGTTAAGGATGTTGTGTGATGCCAGCATTAAAATTTGGGCTTCCAAAATTGCCGCGTTACCTAGTGGTACGTGAACGGCCATCTGGTCACCGTCAAAATCCGCGTTGAAGGCGGTACAGGTTAATGGGTGCAATTGGATCGCTTTACCTTCAACCAGTTTTGGCTGGAACGACTGGATACCTAATCTGTGCAGCGTAGGCGCACGGTTTAATAATACAGGGTGTCCTTTCAATACGTTTTCCAGGATGTCCCAAACTAATGGGTCTTTACGATCAACTATCTTTTTGGCAGATTTTACTGTTTTAACCACACCACGCTCAATCATTTTGCGGATGATAAATGGTTTAAACAGCTCGGCAGCCATATCTTTTGGTAAACCGCACTCGTGTAATTTAAGGTTCGGGCCTACAACAATTACCGAACGGGCAGAGTAATCCACACGTTTACCTAATAAGTTTTGACGGAAACGGCCTTGTTTACCTTTCAGGATGTCTGAAAGTGATTTCAGGGCGCGGTTACCTTCGGTTTTTACCGCGTTTACTTTACGTGAGTTATCGAACAACGAGTCAACAGCTTCCTGTAACATACGTTTTTCGTTACGTAATATAACTTCCGGTGCTTTGATCTCGATCAAACGTTTTAAACGGTTGTTACGAATAATTACACGACGGTAAAGGTCATTCAAATCCGAAGTTGCGAAACGGCCACCTTCCAGTGGTACCAACGGACGCAATTCAGGCGGGATAACCGGAACGATTTTAACAATCATCCACTCAGGATTATTCTCGATACGAGTTTTTGCATCACGGAAAGCTTCAACAACCTGTAAACGTTTTAAAGCTTCGTTTTTACGTTGTTGTGAAGTTTCGTTTGCTGCCTGGTGACGCAGGCTAAATGATAACTCATCCAGGTCAAGGCGTTTCAACAGCTCTTCAAGAGCCTCGGCACCCATTTTGGCTACAAATTTCTGCGGATCTTTATCATCCAGGTATTGGTTTTCTTTTGGCAGGGTATCCAACACATCAAGATATTCCTCTTCAGTCAAGAAATCCATTTTGTTGATACCATCAGCTTCTTTGATACCTGGCTGTATAACTACATAACGCTCGTAGTATATAATTAAGTCGAGCCTTTTTGTTGGCAAGCCTAACAGGTAACCGATTTTGTTTGGTAATGAACGGAAGTACCAGATATGAGCAACAGGAACTACAAGGTTAATGTGGCCCATGCGCTCGCGGCGTACTTTCTTTTCGGTTACTTCAACACCGCAACGGTCGCACACGATACCTTTGTAACGGATACGTTTGTATTTACCGCAATGGCACTCATAATCTTTAACCGGACCAAAAATACGTTCGCAGAATAAACCATCGCGCTCAGGTTTATAAGTCCTGTAGTTGATGGTTTCTGGTTTTAAAACTTCACCGCTTGAACGTTCCAGAATGGACTCAGGAGAGGCCAGACTGATCGTAATTGTGGTGAAATTACTTTTGATTTTATTATCCTTTTTGTAAGACATAGTCTCCTTGTTTTTTAATGATTGAATTAGTGAGTTAGTGAATTAGTGAGTTAACCTGTTTTGTTAAATCACTCTTTTACTATGTTTGAATTAGTGAGCCAGCGAATTGATGATTTGTTCAATCACTAATTCACTAACTCACTAAATCACTAATTATTCTAACGTGATATCTAAACCTAAACCTCTTAATTCATGAACCAATACGTTGAATGATTCAGGAACTGATGGTGTTGGCAGGTTTTCACCTTTAACAATAGCCTCGTAAGTTTTGGCACGGCCGATAACATCATCCGATTTAACGGTCAATATTTCCTGCAGTATGTTTGATGCACCGAATGCTTCAAGTGCCCAAACCTCCATCTCACCAAAACGCTGACCACCAAATTGAGCTTTACCACCCAATGGTTGTTGTGTAATTAATGAGTATGGCCCGATAGAACGTGCGTGCATCTTATCATCAACCATGTGACCCAGTTTCAGCATGTATATAATACCTACTGTAGTTTGCTGGTCAAAACGGTCGCCTGTTAAGCCATTGTATAAATAGGTACGACCTGATTCTGGTAAGTTTGCTTTTTTAACCCACTCTTCCACTTCTTCATGGCTTGCACCATCAAAAATCGGGGTAGCGAATTTAATACCAAGCTCTTTACCGGCCCAGCCTAATACGGTTTCATAGATCTGGCCCAGGTTCATACGTGAAGGTACACCCAGTGGGTTCAACACAATATCAACCGGTGTTCCATCCTCCAGGAAAGGCATATCCTCGTCACGTACAATACGTGCTACGATACCTTTGTTACCGTGACGACCGGCCATTTTATCACCTACTTTAAGCTTACGCTTTTTAGCGATGTAAACTTTAGCCATTTGTACGATACCTGATGGAAGCTCATCACCCACACTGATAGCGAATTTATCACGACGGTAAGCTCCTAATTCCTCATTAACTTTGATGTTATAGTTATGAAGTAAAAGCTTGATCTGATCGTTTTTATCATCATCAGTTGTCCATTTAGTTGGGTTAATGTTTTCGTAATTAAGCTCAACTAAAATTTTCTGGGTGAATTTTACACCTTTTGGTACTAAAAGCTCTTTGTAAATGTTGTAAACACCTTGTGATGTTTTACCATTCACGATCTCAAATAACTTTTCGATCAAAGTGTTTTTAAGTTCTTTTACAGCTCTTTCGTGTTTAGTATCCAGTTTCTCCAACTGTGCTTTTTCTTCGGCCTTAGAGGTCTTTTTAGCACGGCTGAACAATTTGGTATCAATAACAACACCTGCAATAGATGGTGGAGTTTTCAGTGACGCATCTTTAACGTCGCCTGCTTTATCACCAAATATGGCACGTAACAGTTTTTCTTCCGGTGACGGATCTGATTCCCCTTTTGGAGTGATCTTACCAATCAGGATATCGCCTTCTTTAACCTCGGCACCAACACGGATAATACCGTCTTCGTCAAGATCTTTAGTAGCTTCTTCTGATACGTTAGGGATATCTGGTGTCAATTCCTCTTCACCACGTTTGGTATCACGTACTTCCAGCTCAAACTCTTCAACGTGAAGTGAAGTGAAAATATCCTGTGAAACTACACGCTCAGATATTACGATCGCATCCTCAAAGTTATATCCCTGCCAAGGCATGAACGCCACTTTTAAGTTACGGCCCAATGCAAGCTCACCATTCTGAGTAGCGTAACCTTCGCAAAGAACTTCACCTTTTGATACTCTTTGGCCTTTTTTAACAATCGGCTTCAGGTTCATGGTGGTGCTTTGGTTGGTTTTTTTGAATTTGGTTAAACGATAGCTTTTTGAATCGCCATCAAATGAAACCAAACGGTCAAGCTCATCACGGTCATATTTAATACGGATCTCGTTGGCATCAACATATTCCACAACACCATCGCCTTCGGCGTTGATCAGTGTACGTGAATCTTTTGCCACACGTCCTTCCAGTCCGGTTCCAACAATTGGCGCTTCAGGGCGTAACAATGGTACGGCCTGGCGTTGCATGTTCGATCCCATCAATGCACGGTTAGCATCATCATGTTCCAGGAACGGAATTAATGAAGCCGCTATAGAAGTGATCTGGTTTGGAGCGATATCCATCAAATCGAGTCTTTCCGGCTCAATGATCGGGAAGTCACCTTCAAAACGTGCTTTTACTTTTGGCAATGCAAACACACCTTTATCATCATAATGGGCATTAGCCTGACCAATAGTTTTACCGTCCTCATCTTCTGCAGATAAATAGATAACTGGCTCTTCAACCTGTACCTTACCTTCAACCACACGTTTGTATGGAGTTTCGATAAAGCCTAAGTTGTTGATCTTAGCGTGTACGCAAAGTGATGATATCAAACCAATGTTCGGTCCTTCCGGGGTTTCAATAGTACACAACCTACCGTAGTGGGTGTAGTGTACGTCACGAACCTCGAAACCGGCACGCTCACGTGACAGACCACCGGGCCCAAGGGCTGACAGACGACGCTTGTGCGTGATCTCTGCCAGTGGATTGGTTTGGTCCATGAACTGTGATAACTGGTTTGTTCCGAAGAACGAGTTGATCACTGATGATAATGTACGTGCGTTGATCAGGTCGGTTGGGGTAAACACCTCGTTATCACGGATGTTCATACGCTCACGTATAGTACGTGCCATACGTGCCAAACCAACACCAAACTGAGCATATAACTGCTCACCCACTGTACGAACACGACGGTTTGACAAGTGGTCAATATCATCCACCTCAGCTTTAGAGTTGATCAGTTTGATCAGGTACTTAACAATGGCAATGATATCCTGCTTGGTTAATACCTTTGTTTCATCAGAGGTATTCAGTTTCAACTTACGGTTGATGCGGTAACGACCTACATCACCCAGGTCATATCTTTTATCAGAGAAGAATAAACGATCGATGATACCACGAGCTGTTTCTTCATCAGGTGGTTCAGCGTTACGTAATTGACGGTAGATGTGCTCAACCGCTTCTTTCTCCGAGTTCGAAGTATCTTTCTGTAAGGTATTGTATATAATAGTATAATCACCGCTGGTGGCCGCATCTTCCTTGTTCAGGATGATGGTTTTAACACCCGCGTCGATGATCATATCAATATGATCGTCTTCCAATACGGTTTCACGCTCAAGGATGATCTCATTACGGTCGATAGAAACCACTTCACCGGTATCCTCATCCACGAAATCTTCAACCCATTTTTTAAGCACCCTTGCAGCAAGCTTACGGCCAATGAATTTCTTCAGACCAGATTTGCTCACTTTTACTTCGTCGGCCAGTTCAAACAATTCTAATATATCTTTATCAGAATCGTAACCAATCGCGCGAAGCAATGTAGTAACCGGGAATTTCTTTTTACGGTCAATGTAAGCATACATCACGTTGTTAACGTCTGTAGCAAACTCAATCCATGAACCTTTAAAAGGTATAACACGGGCAGAGTATAATTTTGTACCGTTGGTGTGGCGGCTTTGGCCAAAGAACACACCTGGTGAACGGTGTAACTGAGATACAATTACGCGCTCAGCACCATTTATAACAAATGTACCTTTAGGGGTCATGTATGGGATAGTTCCCAGGTACACGTCCTGTACAATAGTTTCAAAATCTTCGTGCTCCTCATCATTACATGAAAGGCGAAGCTTGGCTTTTAAAGGCACACTGTAGGTTAATCCGCGCTCAATACACTCTTGTATATCGTAACGTGGCGGATCAATAAAGTAATCAAGAAATTCTAAAACAAAGATGTTTCTTGAGTCCGATATCGGAAAATTTTCAGCAAACACTTTAAACAAACCTTCTTTATAACGGTTGTCTGAGGTGGTTTCCAATTGAAAAAATTCCTGGAAAGATTGTAACTGCACATCCAGGAAATCAGGGTAATCAAGTACCTTTCTGCTGGTTGCAAAGTTTACTCTTTGATTATTGTTGTTTGCCAAGGTATTATAATTTTAGTTTATTAATAAACCTGTATTTAGAAGTGAGATATGAGACGTAAGTATTGAGACCAAAAAAATTTCACAAGCTATATCCTGCAAAAAATCCCAAATCTCAAATCTAATATCTCAAGTCTATTATATATAAACAGCAATAGACCCCGACCAAAATAGGTCGGAGTCTGATGCTATATTTTTATTGGGTTAACTTATTTAACCTCAACTACTGCTCCAGCTTCTTCTAATTGAGTTTTCAAAGATTGAGCTTCTTCTTTAGTTACACCAGTTTTTAATTCTTTTGGTGCGCCGTCAACAAGATCTTTAGCTTCTTTCAAACCTAAGCCAGTTAAGTCTTTTACTAATTTAACAACTGCTAATTTTGAGCCACCTGCTTCTTTCAGGATAACGTCAAATGCAGTTTGTTCTGCTGCAGCAGCAGG encodes:
- a CDS encoding GumC family protein; translated protein: MQEEKKFSEYIVSGAEEPEINPREILFKYLVHWKWFIVSFLLALVLGYLFIQTQIPQYKIQTTLLIKDDKNPASSDAKDLLNQLDLNSSSKIIDNEIQILKSNSLMTKVVEALHLQTNYYIQHHLAKYYLYKNGPFEVEVLKPGALTYSKEWLVNLVDEQKALFNGRPVSLNKPVQTDAGLILITRSKNVRFSNQPIYVTFSTTANLAAAYSGNIKIDPASKEATVLLISLEDAIPQRGKDILDNLIDEYNIAAIDDKNKTATNSLNFIQSRLVSIANDLSSVEKKVQDYKSSNSITDISAESGLFLSSVKDNDDQLSKINLQLASLDNLESYLNEGNDNTGVKLPSMLGIQDPSLLALVQQLGQAQISRTSLLRTTPETNPIVNSLNDQIQSIKETLLPTLKNVKSGLLLNKEQLISESKKFSGIIKNVPAKERGLLDVMRQQDIKNNLFNFLLQKRESTELSLATTISDSRTIDKAISDNTPLKPVKSVIYSFFILLGLLLPIIIIYLKNVLDYKIRDKSQIEKLTRTPILAEIAHSDDSVPLIVSERPRSMIAEQMRAFRTNLQYIDFNNDHKVILFTSNISGEGKSFISLNLGASLATANKKVVVLELDLRKPKLHSALGLENSVGLSNYFIGKVSSKDIIRSIPQQENYYIITSGPVPPNPAELLTNGRMDILIAELKKEFDFIILDAPPVGLVTDAQILSKWADATMFVIRNNYSIKAQVSLIDNLYRKQIFKNLNIVYNSVNRGNGYGYGYGYGYGYGYYEEDLNKKRILSPFSRFLKKD
- a CDS encoding polysaccharide biosynthesis/export family protein, whose product is MIKNNFLKFFLAIVSVILISSCSNEKKLVYFQKTKGFTDTLDLAKVYIPKIQPGDILSIYVNSLNPEASSFFNPYSVSSGSSSSSSTPGSGAAVLSQSAAPGYLVNSSGVIQLPLIGNLKISGLSTTQASDTIKVLVSKYLKEPTVNVRFLNYRISVLGEVAKPSIYTIPNEMITLPEALSLAGDLTVFARRDSITIVRDMNGKKVFGNVDLRGRDVFNSPYYYLHANDVIYVKTGKAKAQSIDRTYQVVPIVVSLLTLILYIVRR
- a CDS encoding DUF3467 domain-containing protein; the encoded protein is MEEQNENQLNIELSEEIAEGIYSNLAIITHSSSEFVLDFIRVMPGIPKAKVKSRVILTPEHAKRLLTALEDNLEKFESINGRIKVQQEPSGFPMNFGGTMGQA
- the rpoC gene encoding DNA-directed RNA polymerase subunit beta'; translated protein: MSYKKDNKIKSNFTTITISLASPESILERSSGEVLKPETINYRTYKPERDGLFCERIFGPVKDYECHCGKYKRIRYKGIVCDRCGVEVTEKKVRRERMGHINLVVPVAHIWYFRSLPNKIGYLLGLPTKRLDLIIYYERYVVIQPGIKEADGINKMDFLTEEEYLDVLDTLPKENQYLDDKDPQKFVAKMGAEALEELLKRLDLDELSFSLRHQAANETSQQRKNEALKRLQVVEAFRDAKTRIENNPEWMIVKIVPVIPPELRPLVPLEGGRFATSDLNDLYRRVIIRNNRLKRLIEIKAPEVILRNEKRMLQEAVDSLFDNSRKVNAVKTEGNRALKSLSDILKGKQGRFRQNLLGKRVDYSARSVIVVGPNLKLHECGLPKDMAAELFKPFIIRKMIERGVVKTVKSAKKIVDRKDPLVWDILENVLKGHPVLLNRAPTLHRLGIQSFQPKLVEGKAIQLHPLTCTAFNADFDGDQMAVHVPLGNAAILEAQILMLASHNILNPANGTPITVPSQDMVLGLYYITKGRKTDATRVVKGQGLTFYSAEEVLIAYNEKKIDLHAFIKVKGLVKEKDGSIVSKIIDTTVGRVLFNQHVPVEVGYINELLTKKSLRDIIGEVVKITGMARAAQFLDDIKELGFKMAFQGGLSFNLKDINIPAEKVTLIETASKQVEEVMGNYNMGFITNNERYNQIIDIWTRINNRLTANVMDILSNDNQGFNSVYMMLDSGARGSKEQIRQLAGMRGLMAKPQKSGSGGEIIENPILSNFKEGLSVLEYFISTHGARKGLADTALKTADAGYLTRRLHDVAQDMIVGEVDCGTLRGIYTTALKDNEDIVEPLYDRILGRTTLHDVHDPITNELLAVAGQDITEEVGKKIENSPLEGIEIRSVLTCESKRGVCALCYGRNLASGKRVQKGEAVGVIAAQSIGEPGTQLTLRTFHVGGTASNIAAESQINARFDGIIEFENVRTVQYKTEEGDVDVVLGRSGEFRIVEEGSNKVIVTNNIPYGSYLYVKDGSKITRGDRICSWDPYNAVIISEFAGLTQFEAVLDGITFREESDEQTGHREKVIIDTRDKTKNPVIQITDTKGNVIKGYNIPVGAHIAVEEGEKLQTGQVIAKIPRSTGKTRDITGGLPRVTELFEARNPSNPAVVTEIDGVVTLGGVKRGNREITIESKDGQVKKYLVPLSKHILVQDNDFVKAGMPLSDGSISPADILAIKGPAAVQEYLVNGIQEVYRLQGVKINDKHFEVIVHQMMQKVSIEDAGDTRFLEREAVDSWDFMTENDDIFDKKVVIEPGDSTTLKAGQIVSLRRLRDENSVLKRRDLRLVEVRDAIAATSSPILQGITRASLGTKSFISAASFQETTKVLNEAAIAGKKDLMLGLKENVIVGHLIPSGTGLREYENIRVGSQEEFDRLMASKTEEVEA